A part of Pyramidobacter porci genomic DNA contains:
- a CDS encoding amidohydrolase — MDTIEQRICEAIDARKDEIINFATDIWNHAELGFQEYRTAKKFTEALRRCGLESQTNMAVTGVKSCLKGRVDGPSICLMGEFDALPIPNSPHVNPKTGAAHCCGHNAQIAGVIGAAMALTLPDVRTALDGNVVFFGVPAEEYIEIALRNRMREQGLIRYGCGKCELLRLNALDDVDIVVGHHAACVKEYLVANRSCNGFVTKMVRFEGRAAHAAGDPQHGVDSMMAAEIAMHAVNVQRESFYDEDTIRIHGRASGAGEATNIIADDVRLEYSIRGKTIASYMDAAKKVDRAMRAGAVATGCGLSISTLPGNLPIVPVRDASVVREALEIVADGTPVTETGPDVHSTSSGDYGDISCLMPLLQFNTGGFSGALHSPSVEVGNPYEAYVEPAKIFALIAYRLLRNGAVRARGVMDEFVPTLTRKGYIELMESQLVTEHLPMAPLFAPERV, encoded by the coding sequence GTGGATACTATCGAGCAAAGGATCTGTGAGGCAATTGATGCTCGCAAGGATGAGATCATTAACTTTGCGACAGATATCTGGAATCACGCGGAGCTTGGTTTTCAAGAGTACCGTACAGCAAAAAAGTTTACCGAAGCGTTGCGGCGGTGCGGCCTGGAATCCCAAACGAACATGGCCGTGACAGGTGTTAAGAGCTGCTTGAAGGGGAGGGTGGACGGTCCTAGCATCTGCCTAATGGGTGAGTTCGATGCTTTGCCGATCCCGAACAGTCCGCACGTTAACCCCAAGACTGGGGCAGCTCACTGTTGCGGGCACAACGCGCAAATCGCCGGGGTCATTGGTGCTGCAATGGCGTTGACTTTGCCTGATGTGAGAACGGCTCTGGATGGTAACGTTGTTTTCTTTGGCGTCCCCGCAGAGGAGTATATAGAAATTGCTTTGAGAAACAGAATGCGCGAACAAGGTTTGATCCGCTATGGATGCGGTAAATGTGAGTTACTGCGTCTGAACGCTTTGGACGATGTGGATATTGTCGTAGGACATCATGCAGCCTGTGTAAAGGAATATCTTGTAGCCAACCGATCCTGCAACGGATTTGTGACGAAAATGGTACGTTTTGAGGGACGTGCTGCTCACGCTGCTGGTGACCCTCAGCATGGCGTCGACTCAATGATGGCGGCAGAGATCGCGATGCATGCCGTGAATGTTCAGCGGGAGAGTTTCTATGACGAAGACACAATTCGTATCCATGGTCGTGCTTCGGGAGCTGGCGAAGCTACGAATATCATAGCTGATGATGTACGTTTGGAGTACTCGATTCGTGGAAAGACGATCGCGTCCTACATGGATGCGGCAAAGAAGGTAGACCGGGCTATGCGTGCCGGAGCCGTCGCTACTGGCTGTGGTCTCTCGATCAGCACCTTGCCCGGCAATTTGCCTATCGTACCGGTGAGGGATGCCAGCGTTGTTCGCGAAGCGCTGGAGATCGTGGCGGACGGGACTCCTGTGACAGAGACAGGGCCGGACGTTCATTCCACGAGCAGCGGAGACTACGGGGACATTAGCTGCCTGATGCCTCTCCTACAGTTCAATACAGGAGGTTTTTCTGGGGCCCTGCACAGTCCGTCTGTTGAAGTTGGCAACCCTTATGAGGCTTACGTGGAGCCGGCAAAGATATTTGCCCTGATCGCGTATCGTTTGCTGAGAAATGGGGCAGTTCGAGCACGCGGCGTTATGGACGAGTTTGTTCCGACTCTGACACGCAAAGGCTACATTGAACTTATGGAGAGCCAGCTTGTGACTGAGCATCTTCCCATGGCGCCGCTCTTTGCGCCGGAACGTGTTTAA
- a CDS encoding LysR family transcriptional regulator — protein sequence MTNNQIKYIIEAARAGSINQAAQNLFIAQSAVSNAIINVENEFGHRIFNRSPKGVRLTSFGRMFLAHIMPINEQLNQLYAMQNHSPRMSLSKTLRIISNGFFYISSVIARVASTMEADNIRILIKEDYSGDMVDSITNRIVDFGIVRLWSCYRKNTLAFYNLRKLVWRPLCKMRVGVDIGEKNPLYHVAGDEVEPAQLQNFPQILQESLDSGPYSDILDRLHLPVSKIRYIVDSRAAQYELLELTDGYTLNSGHVDVPYGENSSVLDICKRRFLALKDCPITSDIGLLTNANTALSDDGMTFVQGLQAYLSAN from the coding sequence ATGACCAATAATCAGATCAAGTACATTATCGAAGCCGCTCGTGCTGGTTCCATCAATCAGGCGGCGCAAAACCTCTTTATAGCACAATCTGCTGTATCCAACGCGATTATCAATGTCGAGAATGAATTTGGGCATAGAATCTTTAATCGCAGTCCGAAGGGTGTAAGACTGACCTCATTTGGCCGAATGTTCCTTGCTCACATTATGCCTATCAATGAGCAATTAAATCAGCTCTACGCGATGCAGAATCATTCGCCTCGCATGTCGCTTTCAAAAACACTGCGGATTATCAGCAATGGTTTTTTTTATATCAGCAGCGTGATAGCCCGCGTGGCATCGACAATGGAGGCTGATAATATACGCATCCTGATCAAAGAGGACTACAGCGGTGATATGGTGGACTCGATCACCAACCGCATTGTTGATTTCGGTATTGTGCGCCTGTGGAGCTGTTACAGAAAGAACACTCTTGCATTCTATAATTTGCGGAAGCTGGTCTGGCGCCCATTATGTAAAATGCGCGTCGGCGTGGATATCGGCGAGAAAAATCCACTGTACCACGTAGCTGGCGATGAAGTTGAACCTGCACAGCTTCAGAATTTTCCGCAGATCTTACAGGAAAGTCTTGACTCTGGCCCATACTCCGACATACTGGATCGTCTTCATCTTCCAGTGAGCAAAATACGTTACATTGTTGATAGTCGGGCTGCACAGTATGAGCTGCTGGAATTAACCGACGGGTATACGCTCAACTCTGGGCATGTGGACGTTCCATACGGTGAAAATTCTTCGGTGCTTGACATTTGCAAACGCCGTTTCCTGGCACTGAAGGATTGTCCCATTACGTCAGATATAGGCCTCCTGACGAATGCCAACACTGCGCTGAGCGACGATGGGATGACATTCGTCCAGGGGCTTCAGGCGTATCTTTCCGCAAACTGA
- a CDS encoding amidohydrolase family protein yields MADFDFSHEAFYDNHTHRLFTDRTFVTAEEFALNYYHGVRDVEDDAGRPCPSAAALSHMPYQSVVRTLVHAMSRRFGCEESLQGVVDFRNSNTKTPEGLRGYTRMLYADQKVCGCTLDCELPMGHRDTMCFPCRVNRLFQFENVFAEQLQTADSYKALLDRVLRSINDAIRQGFAGLKGHIGEKFGGMAVRDITEQEAEKAFAVAKSGQKEAADTVYHAMFPHILTICQDLNVPLHLHSGSTGFKNRTAFYQVDPILMAPFLKEKRFFRAKIVFLHQSFPFTRNAAIMACNFPNVYLDLSQTLPWQPLLFARCLEDALSITPHDKIMLGTGQHWYAEMVWIAAFIAKNALARVMRQFAEDGLLSERQAKESARMVLSENALKLYGQRD; encoded by the coding sequence AGGACCTTCGTTACGGCTGAAGAATTTGCGCTCAACTACTATCACGGCGTGCGCGACGTCGAAGACGACGCGGGACGCCCTTGCCCGTCTGCCGCGGCGCTCAGCCATATGCCGTACCAGAGCGTCGTACGGACGCTGGTTCACGCCATGTCGCGCCGTTTCGGCTGCGAGGAGTCGCTGCAAGGCGTCGTGGACTTCCGCAACAGCAACACGAAAACGCCCGAGGGACTGCGCGGCTACACGCGCATGCTCTACGCCGACCAAAAGGTCTGCGGCTGCACGCTCGACTGCGAGCTGCCCATGGGGCACCGCGACACGATGTGCTTCCCCTGCCGCGTAAACCGTCTGTTTCAGTTCGAGAATGTCTTCGCCGAACAGCTTCAAACGGCGGATTCTTACAAAGCGCTGTTGGACCGGGTGCTGCGGAGCATTAACGACGCGATCCGACAGGGTTTTGCCGGACTCAAAGGCCACATCGGCGAAAAGTTCGGCGGCATGGCCGTGCGCGACATAACGGAACAGGAGGCGGAAAAAGCCTTCGCCGTCGCGAAATCCGGCCAAAAAGAAGCCGCAGACACGGTTTATCACGCCATGTTCCCTCATATTCTCACGATCTGTCAGGATTTGAACGTGCCGCTGCACCTTCATTCCGGCAGCACGGGATTCAAAAATCGTACTGCCTTCTATCAGGTCGATCCGATCCTGATGGCGCCGTTCCTCAAGGAAAAACGTTTCTTCCGCGCAAAAATCGTTTTCCTGCACCAGAGTTTTCCCTTCACGCGCAACGCCGCCATCATGGCCTGCAACTTCCCCAACGTGTACCTCGACCTGAGCCAGACGCTGCCCTGGCAACCGCTGCTGTTCGCGCGCTGCCTCGAAGACGCGCTTTCGATCACGCCGCACGACAAGATCATGCTCGGCACGGGGCAACACTGGTACGCCGAAATGGTCTGGATCGCCGCCTTCATTGCCAAAAACGCGCTGGCGCGCGTCATGAGGCAGTTCGCGGAAGACGGCCTGCTCTCCGAACGTCAGGCGAAAGAAAGCGCCCGCATGGTGCTGAGCGAGAACGCGCTGAAACTTTACGGGCAAAGGGATTGA
- a CDS encoding L-2-amino-thiazoline-4-carboxylic acid hydrolase codes for MMDLSDNYTVLYSFMGRQLIDAFGLEGERALREGTRRFGRDRAEVTRAKHEALGVKINMKSLFSVDGDLPPDPRFRRELQELNPEERISHTLICPMADIWKAYGEREIGRIYCEEFHPACYNHYAFDCGHTNLGKTLTQEGDEYCSFNVVLRAQNMPEELRSRSFAEYDPGYIDPVVVPSKADGKSGFESLSIKLYYYIFEAAFEAFGGTAGTTVSLALLSMAADGAKRAQNTAEKYNLPFDAKVLNDSYPLSLDTASVANMWERYSAYGARELFEMCFVPAMKAELRKWQSARCSYLAPRI; via the coding sequence ATGATGGATTTATCGGATAACTATACGGTCCTCTACTCTTTCATGGGCCGTCAGCTCATCGACGCGTTCGGTCTTGAGGGGGAGCGTGCCCTCCGAGAGGGAACGCGCCGCTTTGGCCGTGACCGCGCTGAGGTGACGCGTGCCAAGCATGAGGCTCTTGGCGTAAAGATTAATATGAAGAGTCTGTTTTCAGTGGATGGAGATCTGCCGCCGGATCCTCGATTTCGCCGGGAACTGCAGGAACTCAACCCAGAGGAACGTATTTCCCATACTTTGATCTGTCCTATGGCGGATATCTGGAAAGCTTATGGCGAGCGCGAAATTGGTCGTATATATTGTGAAGAGTTCCATCCTGCGTGCTACAACCACTACGCTTTTGATTGTGGGCATACCAATCTTGGCAAGACTCTCACCCAGGAAGGCGACGAATACTGCTCTTTCAATGTGGTGCTGAGAGCTCAGAATATGCCTGAAGAACTGCGCTCAAGGAGCTTTGCCGAATATGATCCAGGCTATATTGATCCTGTTGTAGTTCCTTCGAAGGCTGATGGCAAGAGTGGTTTTGAAAGTTTAAGTATCAAGCTGTACTATTATATCTTCGAAGCAGCCTTTGAAGCCTTTGGCGGAACGGCTGGAACGACAGTATCACTGGCTCTTCTTAGTATGGCTGCAGATGGTGCCAAGCGTGCACAAAATACTGCGGAAAAATATAATTTACCTTTCGACGCGAAGGTACTAAACGATTCTTATCCCTTGAGCCTTGATACGGCGTCCGTTGCCAACATGTGGGAGAGATATAGCGCCTATGGCGCGAGAGAGCTCTTTGAGATGTGCTTTGTACCAGCCATGAAAGCAGAGCTTCGTAAATGGCAAAGTGCCCGTTGTTCTTATCTTGCTCCTCGAATATGA
- a CDS encoding isocitrate lyase/PEP mutase family protein, giving the protein MYNGKSRAAVLRDLFRNNRVVVAPAAGDALGARMVEDAGFEAVVVSGSSMSNLELGSADVGILSYGELRNNFLNILGATTIPMIVDADTGYGGTLPIYRMVREYEAMDIAGIQIEDQVFPKMCAYYSNTAVVSAEEMVERLRAVFAARLNPDFFVIARTDAAKSLGFDEALRRAQIYHGAGADMIFITVPPKAEDMKRIAALPFPVCTSIVEGTVNEDFTVDQLADMGFKLVKFPQTLIRASMKAMHDALASLRETGGTKAYRDRIATQKERGLYTHIGDFSDFQARLERNSSFTVEE; this is encoded by the coding sequence ATGTACAACGGAAAATCACGAGCCGCGGTTTTGCGCGATCTCTTCAGAAACAATCGGGTCGTCGTCGCGCCCGCCGCAGGCGATGCGCTTGGCGCCCGCATGGTGGAGGACGCCGGCTTCGAGGCCGTGGTCGTCAGCGGGTCGTCCATGTCAAATCTCGAGCTGGGCAGCGCCGACGTGGGCATCCTCTCCTACGGCGAACTGCGCAACAACTTTCTCAACATCCTCGGCGCCACGACGATCCCGATGATCGTCGACGCCGATACGGGGTACGGCGGCACGCTGCCCATCTACCGCATGGTGCGCGAGTACGAGGCCATGGACATCGCCGGCATCCAGATCGAGGATCAGGTTTTCCCGAAGATGTGCGCCTATTACAGCAACACGGCCGTGGTCAGCGCCGAGGAAATGGTGGAACGTCTGCGCGCCGTGTTCGCCGCGCGCCTCAATCCCGATTTCTTCGTGATCGCCCGCACCGATGCGGCCAAGTCGCTCGGCTTCGACGAGGCGCTGCGCCGCGCCCAGATCTATCACGGCGCCGGCGCCGACATGATCTTCATCACCGTGCCGCCCAAGGCCGAGGACATGAAGCGCATCGCCGCCCTGCCCTTTCCCGTCTGCACGAGCATCGTCGAAGGCACCGTCAACGAAGACTTCACCGTCGACCAGCTGGCGGACATGGGGTTCAAGCTCGTCAAGTTCCCGCAGACGCTGATCCGCGCTTCCATGAAAGCCATGCACGACGCGCTCGCGAGCCTGCGCGAGACCGGCGGCACCAAAGCCTACCGCGACCGCATCGCCACGCAGAAAGAGCGCGGTCTCTATACCCATATCGGCGACTTCAGCGATTTTCAGGCACGGCTCGAGAGAAACAGTTCTTTCACAGTCGAAGAGTAG
- a CDS encoding alpha-hydroxy-acid oxidizing protein produces MDYKEVLENARKVLAAKCRVCPVCDGRACRGEVPGVGGKGTGATFVRNVAALAEVKLVLDTLYADRGQDTGCEFFGRTFAMPVFAAPIGGMKLNYASDLGEGANGERVVKGAHAAGSAAFTGDSPDEAFYGPLEAIKALRGWGVPTIKPWAMKQALARMADAVAAGAMAVAMDVDAAGLVNVKLRGESVYPKGVADLRALVEAAGKTPFIVKGVMSVKGALKALEAGCYGIVVSNHGGRVLDHGQSTVEVLPEIAQAVNGRMKIFVDGGVRSGVDVFKMLALGADAVLIGRPVTVSAFGGGAEGVELYLKKIQSELAGTMLMTGAATLAEIGRDMVRVPAYF; encoded by the coding sequence ATGGATTACAAAGAAGTGCTGGAAAACGCGCGCAAGGTGCTGGCGGCCAAGTGCCGCGTCTGCCCGGTGTGCGACGGGCGCGCCTGCCGCGGCGAGGTGCCCGGCGTGGGCGGCAAGGGGACCGGCGCCACGTTCGTGCGCAACGTCGCCGCCCTTGCGGAAGTGAAGCTCGTGCTCGACACGCTCTACGCCGACCGCGGCCAGGACACGGGCTGCGAGTTCTTCGGACGCACGTTCGCGATGCCCGTTTTCGCCGCGCCGATCGGCGGCATGAAGCTCAACTACGCTTCCGACCTCGGCGAAGGCGCCAACGGCGAGCGCGTCGTCAAAGGCGCGCACGCCGCCGGAAGTGCCGCCTTCACCGGCGATTCGCCCGACGAGGCCTTTTACGGCCCGCTGGAGGCGATCAAGGCGCTGCGCGGCTGGGGCGTGCCCACCATCAAACCATGGGCCATGAAGCAGGCGCTGGCGCGCATGGCCGACGCCGTCGCCGCCGGCGCGATGGCCGTGGCCATGGACGTGGACGCCGCCGGCCTGGTCAACGTGAAGCTGCGCGGCGAATCCGTCTATCCCAAGGGCGTCGCCGATCTTCGCGCCCTCGTCGAAGCCGCGGGGAAAACGCCGTTCATCGTCAAGGGCGTCATGTCCGTCAAGGGAGCGCTCAAAGCTCTCGAAGCCGGGTGCTACGGCATCGTCGTCTCCAACCACGGCGGCCGCGTGCTCGACCACGGCCAGTCCACCGTGGAAGTGCTGCCCGAGATCGCGCAGGCCGTGAACGGCCGCATGAAGATCTTTGTCGACGGCGGCGTCAGAAGCGGCGTCGACGTGTTCAAAATGCTGGCGCTGGGCGCGGACGCCGTGCTGATCGGCCGTCCCGTCACCGTATCGGCCTTCGGCGGCGGCGCCGAAGGCGTGGAGCTCTATTTGAAAAAAATCCAGTCCGAGCTGGCGGGGACCATGCTCATGACCGGCGCGGCCACGCTGGCCGAGATCGGCCGCGACATGGTGCGCGTGCCCGCGTATTTTTAG